In Malus sylvestris chromosome 2, drMalSylv7.2, whole genome shotgun sequence, the genomic stretch GGAGCCCTCTCCGACGAGGAAGCCCTCTACATCAAGAACCGCCAGCTCCTTTACTACCGCGACGAGTTCGGCGACCGCGGCGAGCTCGTGACCGTCGACCCCTCGCTCGTCTTCGAGAATGACCGGCTCCGGAACGCTTACATAGCTCTGCAGGCGTTGAAGCAGGCCATTCTCTCCGACCCGCTCAACATCACGGGCAATTGGGTGGGATCTAATGTCTGCAAGTACACCGGAGTTTTCTGCACCAAGGCGCTCGACAACAGCACGATCAGGACCGTGGCCGGGATCGACCTCAACCACGGCGACATTGCCGGGTACTTGCCGGAGGAGCTCGGGCTGCTCACGGACCTCGCATTGTTCCACATCAACTCCAACAGGTTCTGTGGAACTGTTCCTCACAAGTTCAACCGCCTCAAGCTGTTGTTCGAGCTCGATTTGAGCAACAATCGGTTCGCCGGAAAGTTCCCTCGAGTGGTTCTCCAGCTCCCGAAGCTGAAATTCTTGGATCTGAGGTTCAACGAGTTCGAAGGGACGGTGCCCAAGGAGCTGTTCGACAAGGACTTGGACGCCATTTTCATCAACCACAACCGGTTCCGGTTCGATCTGCCTGATAACTTCGGGAATTCGCCGGTCTCCGTCATCGTCCTCGCCAACAACAAGTTCCACGGCTGCGTTCCGGCTAGTTTGGGGAACATGTCCAACCTCAACGAGATTATCATGATGAACAATGGGTTCCGGTCGTGCTTGCCGCCGGAGATTGGGATGCTGAAGAACGTGACGGTGTTTGACGTCAGCTTCAACCAGTTTCTGGGGTCGCTGCCGGAGTCAATTGGAGGGATGGTGAGCTTGGAGCAGCTCAATGTGGCGCACAACTTGCTGTCGGGGAAGATTCCGGCGAGTATTTGTTCGCTGCCGAATCTGCAGAACTTCACTTACTCGTATAACTTCTTTACGAGTGAGCCGCCCGTGTGTCTGGGATTGGCGGGCTTTGACGACAAGAGGAATTGCTTGCCGAATAGGCCGGCGCAGCGAACGGCGTCACAGTGTAAGTCGTTCTTGTCCAAGCCTGTGGATTGTAGTTCTTTTAGATGTAAGCCTTTTGTTCCGTCtttgcctcctcctcctccgccctCGCCTCCTCCCCCGGTTGTTTTACCCCAATCTCCGCCACCACCGGTTTActctccacctccaccaccacctccagTGTTGTCACCGCCACCGCCCCCGCCCCCGCCCCCACCACCAGTTTACTCGCCACCCCCACCACCGCCACCAGTTTACTCACCGCCcccaccacctccaccacctccgccgccgccaccacctccacctccacctccgccTCCACccccaccatcaccatcacctcCTCCTCCACCAGTCTATTCACCACCCCCGCCGGTTTACTCGCCACCCCCACCATCACCACCGCCTCCAACACCATCGCCACCCTATTGCGTGCGGCCCCCTCCACCTCCGCCACCAAGTTCACCCCCACCACCGGTTCCATTGAgctctccacctccaccttctcCTTACATGTACTATTCACCCCCACCTCCACACTCGCCTCCACCTCCACATTCACCACCACCCCCACCGCATTCACCGCCACCACCAATATATGTCTATCCATCACCGCCACCTCCTGGACATTCCCCACCTCCCCCGGTCctctcaccaccaccaccaccaccactttgTATAGAACCACCCCCTCCACCttccccaccaccaccatgtATTGAATACTCACCTCCCCCGCCACCTCCTCCCATTGTTTACTTGCCGCCACCTTCACCCTCAcccccaccaccacctcctGTCTATTCTTCTCCACCTCCACCAGTGTACCAGTCCCCTCCCCCACCATCCCCTTCACCGCCTCCCCCTGTAGTCCAATACCAATCACCACCACCGCCAACACCTGTTCACTACAAttccccaccaccaccatcccCATCACCCCCAATTCCATGTGAAACCCCGCCACCTCATCCATCACCACCCCCACCAGTTCACCATCTTTCGCCACCGGTTCACTACagttctccaccaccaccaattGTTTATGAAAGCCCGCCGCCTCCCACTCCTGTATATGagggcccattgccacccatcTTTGGAGTTTCGTACGCGTCTCCTCCGCCGCCACCCTTCTATtgattttttgagaattttctcctcctctaaCCTTTCCCAGAGCACAATCACCAAAAACTCAACAGTCCTCGTTCACATTCACGGCTTCTTCTCTCCCCCACACcatcatttctctctctttcggGCAATTCTCATCGCTCGTGCAGAGttagaaaagcaaaaaaaaaaaaatgcataaaaGTTTGAGTTTGTATGCAATTCTTGTTGTCAATCACCCATTTCGGCATCGATGAACAAATGTCTGAAGaaacagagaagaagaagaggtgaAAGCATAGAGATGTAATATcagtatagagagagagagaggtaagaGGAGAAAGAAAGTCTCTCCCATATTTATTTGAAATTGTTATGGATTATCCATTTGATGAGTTGTGGAGAATAAAAATGGCAGAGAAAGAGTAGGTTGCAGAGAATGTGTATGTATAGGAGATGCATTTCGGAGACCATAGTTCACGCCACAAACACAGCGGCACCACCTCCTTCCGCCTCTGCTGGTTTTGTGGTGGATTTTATTGttattctctattttttttatcatactTTTGTTTCTTCTCAATTTCCAAACTTTATAGTATAATCATGAACATTTTTACTTGTATTATTAAGTTTCAGAGTTCGTCTCTTTCGGGTTCGCTTCCGATTTCCATTCACTTCTGTTTGTGTTATGAGCTTGTAATCTGCATGCTATGttatttgttcttcactttcagtCCTCCATTTGCTTGATCGAATACAAGTGAGAAAACGGGGCTGTAATTGATTTTCGATGACCGTATCGATCATTAAGCAAATGCAAGACTCTGTTGCTGCTTGTTTGCGTCGTTCAGATTCTGGGAATTGGAACTGGATTGACgaggaggaatccttgttcATTGCAGCATCGGTGTTTGACAATGACACAATCACGTAGAAGCGGGATCCCGTTACGTTATGCAGGATCAGGCACAGCAGGCCGATTGGCAATCAGCTGGCCAAGTACGATCCTGATCCTGCAAAACGGGATTCCGCATCATATTTATTTAATAGTCAAGGTGGTAGGTCATGTCCGGCTGGAGGGCCCTTGATTTTCGATCGAGACTGGAGGTCCCAATTGGCAATGTGAAATCATGAATTGCCGGACGGTGCCCTGAAAGTCTCATTGATTTGGTGCGGCATTCAATTTCTcatctgattttttttattagttaaatATTTGGTTGGGATTGCTATCATCATCTTTCATGTGGGCTTCCCGAATATCATATCAAATTCggattttgaattttcgaattcgAAACCTCCCTTATTCCTTCACTCTCACACTTCCTCAATTCCTCCTCCGTTGGAATTTGAAACATTTCATGCTTTTGATCATGAAAAAAAGGCTTTGAAATGGGCCATCCTTTTAGGGTCGGGATTCTCTCCTGATCTCTTCCGTCCGGATCCTTCAATTACGTGCGTTCTTTGGTGGGTGCTGGCTCCGACTGCCGACCCACCACGCCAATTGTCGTCTTTCGGCTTCCGTGGTCCAAAACTGGAACCGgaaaaagcaaaaaataaaaaagtagttAATTGATTCCTGACCCTTCGATCTTCGGTTGAATAGGTTGAATAGACACGATTAAAAGATCATGAGGTCCATATCAAAGGGATCCGGAGAGTATCCATCCG encodes the following:
- the LOC126594826 gene encoding leucine-rich repeat extensin-like protein 3 encodes the protein MKKKTTTLVHLSLLLTALFLAASSLFYGAAAQEDRHQHRRSSHIVSHGALSDEEALYIKNRQLLYYRDEFGDRGELVTVDPSLVFENDRLRNAYIALQALKQAILSDPLNITGNWVGSNVCKYTGVFCTKALDNSTIRTVAGIDLNHGDIAGYLPEELGLLTDLALFHINSNRFCGTVPHKFNRLKLLFELDLSNNRFAGKFPRVVLQLPKLKFLDLRFNEFEGTVPKELFDKDLDAIFINHNRFRFDLPDNFGNSPVSVIVLANNKFHGCVPASLGNMSNLNEIIMMNNGFRSCLPPEIGMLKNVTVFDVSFNQFLGSLPESIGGMVSLEQLNVAHNLLSGKIPASICSLPNLQNFTYSYNFFTSEPPVCLGLAGFDDKRNCLPNRPAQRTASQCKSFLSKPVDCSSFRCKPFVPSLPPPPPPSPPPPVVLPQSPPPPVYSPPPPPPPVLSPPPPPPPPPPPVYSPPPPPPPVYSPPPPPPPPPPPPPPPPPPPPPPPPSPSPPPPPVYSPPPPVYSPPPPSPPPPTPSPPYCVRPPPPPPPSSPPPPVPLSSPPPPSPYMYYSPPPPHSPPPPHSPPPPPHSPPPPIYVYPSPPPPGHSPPPPVLSPPPPPPLCIEPPPPPSPPPPCIEYSPPPPPPPIVYLPPPSPSPPPPPPVYSSPPPPVYQSPPPPSPSPPPPVVQYQSPPPPTPVHYNSPPPPSPSPPIPCETPPPHPSPPPPVHHLSPPVHYSSPPPPIVYESPPPPTPVYEGPLPPIFGVSYASPPPPPFY